One Streptococcus gallolyticus subsp. gallolyticus DSM 16831 DNA window includes the following coding sequences:
- a CDS encoding zinc ABC transporter substrate-binding protein AdcA: protein MKKKFLLLINLVALLFAWQISHIKQVSADDKIDVVTTFYPVYEFTKAVTGDTADVTMLIKAGTEPHDFEPSTKNIATISDADVFVYMDDSMETWVDSVEKSIDSDSLTVVKSTGDMLLMAGTADEDDEDSDDGHTHEYDPHVWLSPKRAITLVENIRDAFVAKYPDKADTFNSNAAAYIEKLNDLDAEYTEALSNAKQTSFVTQHAAFGYLALDYGLTQIPITGVSAESEPSAKRLASLTKYIKKYDIKYIYFEENASSKVASTLADEAGVKTAVLNPIESLTSKQIKAGEDYFSVMEENLKALQLTTDVAGKTIKAETDTTKTVQNGYFKDKDVTDRSLSDWSGKWQSVYPYLLDGTLDQVWEYKAKASKGEKTAEEYKEYYTTGYKTDVEQINISGKKNTITFIKNGEKYKFTYKYVGYKILTYEKGNRGVRYLFETDDENAGEFKYVQFSDHNITTTDAEHFHIFWGGESQDALLEEMDNWPTYYPTSLTGQEIAQEIVAH from the coding sequence ATGAAGAAGAAATTTCTTTTATTGATAAATTTAGTTGCACTTTTATTTGCTTGGCAAATCAGCCATATCAAGCAAGTTTCGGCAGATGATAAGATTGATGTTGTCACAACTTTCTATCCTGTTTATGAATTTACCAAAGCTGTTACGGGAGATACCGCAGATGTAACCATGTTGATCAAAGCAGGAACTGAACCACACGACTTTGAACCATCTACCAAAAATATTGCAACGATTTCAGACGCTGATGTTTTTGTCTATATGGACGATAGTATGGAAACATGGGTTGATAGCGTTGAAAAATCCATTGATTCAGACAGTTTAACAGTTGTTAAATCAACAGGAGATATGCTATTAATGGCAGGAACAGCTGATGAAGACGACGAAGATAGCGATGACGGTCATACTCACGAATATGACCCACACGTTTGGCTCTCACCAAAACGCGCTATCACATTGGTTGAAAATATCCGTGACGCTTTTGTTGCAAAATATCCTGATAAAGCTGATACTTTCAATAGCAATGCAGCTGCTTACATTGAAAAACTAAATGATTTAGATGCCGAATACACAGAAGCATTGTCAAATGCTAAACAAACAAGCTTTGTCACACAGCACGCTGCTTTTGGTTATTTAGCACTTGATTACGGTTTGACACAAATTCCAATCACTGGTGTGTCAGCCGAATCAGAACCATCAGCAAAACGTTTAGCAAGTTTGACAAAATATATCAAAAAATACGATATTAAATACATTTACTTTGAAGAAAATGCGTCAAGTAAAGTTGCTTCAACTTTAGCAGATGAAGCAGGGGTCAAAACAGCGGTGTTAAATCCGATTGAAAGCTTAACAAGCAAACAAATCAAAGCTGGTGAAGATTATTTCTCAGTTATGGAAGAAAACTTGAAAGCTTTGCAATTGACAACAGATGTCGCTGGTAAGACTATCAAAGCTGAAACAGACACAACCAAGACTGTTCAAAATGGTTACTTCAAAGATAAAGATGTTACCGACCGTTCATTGAGCGATTGGTCTGGTAAATGGCAATCAGTTTACCCATATCTTCTTGACGGCACATTGGATCAAGTTTGGGAATACAAAGCTAAAGCTTCAAAAGGTGAAAAAACAGCCGAAGAATATAAGGAATACTACACAACAGGTTACAAGACAGACGTTGAACAAATCAATATCAGCGGTAAAAAGAATACCATTACATTTATCAAAAACGGTGAGAAATACAAGTTTACTTATAAATATGTAGGTTACAAGATTTTGACTTATGAAAAAGGTAACCGTGGTGTCCGTTATTTGTTTGAAACAGATGATGAAAATGCTGGTGAATTCAAATACGTCCAATTTAGTGACCACAACATCACAACAACAGATGCCGAGCATTTCCACATTTTCTGGGGTGGCGAAAGCCAAGACGCGCTTCTTGAAGAAATGGATAACTGGCCAACCTATTATCCAACTAGCTTAACAGGTCAAGAAATCGCACAAGAAATTGTTGCCCACTAA
- a CDS encoding polyphosphate polymerase domain-containing protein, with protein sequence MVKALETSFKRIEKKYVLDKEKLGAIWDDLKEHLVEDDYPTSTITNIYFDTADFQVIQDSIAKKNGREKIRMRTYVTNPTEDSQAFLELKKKDAEGIGHKFRLVSETGAIKQFIESGKLTHATSEDQLLIDELNTLKERYGDLSARMLIYYERSSFKEKHHIKGQPQTKIRVTVDQNVTYRDYDVEKSMGNYGSELVGDGKVIMEIKTPGPQPEWLKAILMKHGIESTSFSKYGTAYRKSQGIV encoded by the coding sequence ATGGTTAAAGCATTGGAGACTAGTTTTAAACGCATTGAGAAAAAGTATGTTTTGGATAAAGAAAAACTAGGAGCTATTTGGGATGATTTGAAAGAACACCTTGTAGAGGATGATTATCCGACATCAACAATTACTAATATTTATTTTGACACAGCAGATTTTCAAGTCATTCAGGACTCGATTGCAAAGAAAAATGGTCGCGAAAAGATTCGTATGCGAACTTACGTCACAAACCCGACAGAAGATAGCCAAGCCTTTTTGGAATTAAAGAAAAAAGACGCCGAAGGTATCGGTCATAAATTCCGTTTGGTTTCGGAAACAGGCGCTATTAAACAATTTATCGAAAGTGGGAAATTGACACATGCCACAAGCGAAGACCAACTTTTAATCGATGAATTGAATACACTTAAAGAACGATATGGTGACTTGAGTGCACGTATGTTGATTTATTATGAACGTTCTTCTTTTAAAGAAAAACATCATATTAAAGGGCAACCACAAACGAAAATTCGTGTGACAGTTGACCAAAATGTTACTTACCGTGATTATGATGTAGAAAAATCAATGGGAAATTACGGTAGTGAGCTAGTCGGTGACGGAAAAGTCATCATGGAAATTAAAACCCCTGGTCCCCAACCGGAATGGCTAAAAGCTATTTTGATGAAACACGGCATTGAGTCAACATCGTTTTCAAAATATGGCACAGCTTATCGTAAATCACAAGGAATAGTCTAA
- a CDS encoding DUF4956 domain-containing protein — MIIVLSLFNSVYTGASATVNPLMVALSLLVSLILGAALAWVYRYRTLYTKEFVITLTILPSLLSVIIFLVNGSLGTSVAVAGTFSLVRFRSAAGGARELLALFLAMTIGLSTGMGYLTLAILTTIVFLVIWLGLEKMTFFSSGQTVRHLVIDLPKDRKDEKLIRHILHQFCRDIELVSLKSSHSGEHLTLTYQIDLNSDDDDVLLTDELVEHIVDIDISMTKLAKKKKNL, encoded by the coding sequence ATGATTATTGTTTTGAGTTTATTTAATAGTGTTTATACAGGTGCGAGTGCGACGGTAAATCCATTGATGGTTGCCTTATCCCTTTTGGTCAGTCTTATATTAGGTGCTGCTTTAGCGTGGGTGTATCGTTATCGGACACTTTACACAAAAGAATTTGTCATTACATTGACAATCCTTCCTAGCTTATTGTCAGTGATTATTTTCTTGGTGAACGGTAGTCTGGGAACAAGTGTTGCCGTAGCTGGAACATTTAGTTTGGTACGTTTTCGTTCAGCTGCAGGTGGTGCGCGTGAACTGTTGGCACTCTTTTTAGCAATGACTATCGGATTAAGTACAGGAATGGGTTACCTAACTTTAGCTATTTTGACCACAATTGTTTTCTTGGTGATTTGGCTTGGTTTGGAAAAAATGACCTTCTTTAGTTCAGGACAAACGGTGAGACATTTGGTGATAGATTTGCCAAAAGATCGAAAAGATGAAAAGTTAATCCGCCACATCCTACACCAATTTTGTCGAGATATTGAATTGGTATCGTTGAAAAGTAGCCATAGCGGTGAACATTTGACGTTGACCTATCAAATCGACCTAAATTCAGACGACGATGACGTTTTATTAACCGATGAATTAGTCGAACACATTGTAGATATTGACATCTCAATGACCAAATTAGCTAAGAAAAAGAAAAACTTGTAA
- a CDS encoding glycoside hydrolase family 73 protein produces the protein MKEKRITKFFLTCATLVTCITLGVNLCFQHSTKAVVAESSETSDTATADFIASIGETARQIGQERNLYASVMIAQAVLESSSGQSALSQSPYYNFFGIKGSYNGNSVTMLTWEDDGNGNTYEVDQAFRSYDSLSDSLNDYANLLSWDLYSGTWKSNTTSYQDATAALTGLYATDTSYADKLNALIEQYGLTVYDEPASTEEETSSEDNSDHVWNEYRGSYTTAAILAEDEAWLRFISQ, from the coding sequence GTGAAAGAAAAGCGTATTACAAAGTTCTTTTTAACCTGCGCAACTTTGGTTACTTGTATTACCTTGGGCGTTAACCTTTGTTTTCAACATTCTACAAAAGCGGTTGTCGCAGAATCTTCGGAAACATCAGATACAGCAACAGCTGATTTTATTGCAAGCATTGGCGAAACAGCACGACAAATTGGGCAAGAGCGTAACCTCTACGCTTCTGTGATGATTGCACAAGCTGTCTTAGAATCAAGTAGTGGGCAGTCTGCGCTTAGCCAGTCTCCTTATTATAATTTCTTTGGTATCAAAGGGAGTTACAATGGCAATTCTGTGACCATGCTAACTTGGGAAGATGACGGAAATGGCAATACTTACGAAGTTGACCAAGCATTTAGGTCGTATGATAGTTTAAGCGATTCGTTGAATGATTACGCTAATTTGCTTAGTTGGGATTTGTATTCTGGAACGTGGAAGTCTAACACAACATCTTACCAAGACGCCACGGCAGCCTTGACTGGTTTGTATGCCACAGACACATCTTACGCTGATAAATTAAATGCTTTAATTGAGCAATATGGTTTGACAGTCTATGATGAACCAGCAAGCACAGAGGAAGAAACAAGTAGCGAGGACAATTCAGACCATGTCTGGAATGAATATCGTGGCTCTTACACAACAGCAGCCATTCTAGCAGAAGATGAAGCATGGCTTCGCTTTATTAGTCAATAG
- a CDS encoding type B 50S ribosomal protein L31, with protein MKQNIHPEYRPVVFMDTTTGYKFLSGSTKSSNETVEFEGATYPLVRVEISSDSHPFYTGRQKFTQADGRVDRFNKKYGLK; from the coding sequence ATGAAACAAAACATCCATCCAGAATACCGTCCAGTAGTGTTCATGGACACAACTACTGGTTACAAATTCCTTAGCGGTTCTACAAAATCTTCTAACGAAACTGTAGAATTTGAAGGCGCTACTTATCCACTTGTACGTGTGGAAATCTCATCAGATTCTCACCCATTCTACACTGGACGCCAAAAATTCACACAAGCAGACGGTCGTGTGGATCGCTTCAACAAAAAATACGGTCTCAAATAA
- a CDS encoding DHH family phosphoesterase, whose product MNNTFEEILEKIKAYDTIIIHRHQRPDPDALGSQVGLRDIIRHNFPEKKVLATGKDEPTLTWLTKMDTVSDDDYQGALVIVTDTANTPRVDDDRYTKGDFLIKIDHHPNDDAYGDLLYVDTTASSASEIITDFALSTNLALSNEAARLLYCGIVGDTGRFLYPATTSKTLSIASKLREYDFDFSTLARQMDSFSFKIAKLQGYVFDNLEVDENGAARVVLTQDTMKKFNVTDAETSAIVGTPGKIDCIQSWAIFVEQADKHYRVRLRSKSQVINEIAKRHGGGGHPLASGANSYSLEENDEIYQEIKDLLVPKN is encoded by the coding sequence ATGAACAACACTTTTGAAGAAATTTTAGAAAAAATAAAAGCTTACGATACCATTATTATCCACCGTCATCAACGTCCCGACCCTGACGCTCTCGGTAGTCAAGTCGGGCTTCGTGATATTATCAGACATAATTTTCCAGAAAAAAAAGTCTTGGCGACTGGGAAAGACGAGCCAACACTTACTTGGTTGACAAAAATGGATACTGTCTCTGATGATGATTACCAAGGCGCTTTAGTTATTGTTACCGATACTGCAAACACGCCACGTGTTGACGATGACCGCTATACAAAAGGTGACTTTCTGATTAAAATCGACCATCACCCTAATGACGATGCTTACGGTGATTTGCTTTATGTTGATACAACTGCTTCTAGCGCTAGCGAAATCATCACCGATTTTGCCCTTTCAACTAATCTAGCTTTGTCAAATGAGGCAGCTCGCCTGCTTTATTGTGGTATCGTCGGTGATACTGGACGTTTCCTTTATCCTGCAACAACAAGCAAAACGCTCTCAATTGCGAGCAAGCTACGCGAATATGATTTTGATTTTTCAACACTAGCTCGTCAAATGGACTCGTTTTCATTTAAAATTGCTAAACTTCAAGGCTACGTTTTTGACAATCTTGAAGTTGATGAGAATGGCGCTGCTCGTGTGGTATTGACACAGGATACTATGAAAAAATTCAACGTAACTGATGCTGAAACATCTGCCATCGTTGGAACGCCTGGAAAAATCGATTGTATCCAATCATGGGCAATTTTTGTCGAACAAGCTGATAAACATTACCGTGTGCGTCTTCGTAGTAAATCACAGGTTATCAATGAAATCGCTAAACGTCATGGCGGAGGCGGACACCCATTAGCCAGCGGAGCGAATTCTTATAGCCTTGAAGAAAACGACGAAATTTACCAAGAAATCAAAGACTTGCTAGTACCAAAGAACTAA
- a CDS encoding GNAT family acetyltransferase — protein MENTEIHAYLQTSYTSFGFKTISDEYLENGIPHIDMILENKR, from the coding sequence ATGGAAAATACTGAAATTCATGCTTACTTACAAACATCTTACACTTCTTTTGGATTCAAGACGATTTCTGATGAATACCTAGAGAACGGTATTCCGCATATTGATATGATATTGGAGAATAAACGATGA
- a CDS encoding phosphocarrier protein HPr — protein sequence MASKDFHIVAETGIHARPATLLVQTASKFASDITLDYKGKAVNLKSIMGVMSLGVGQGADVTISAEGADADDALAAIEETMTKEGLA from the coding sequence ATGGCTTCAAAAGATTTTCACATTGTTGCAGAAACAGGAATTCACGCACGTCCAGCTACTTTGCTTGTTCAAACAGCTAGCAAATTTGCTTCAGACATCACTCTTGACTACAAAGGTAAAGCTGTAAACCTTAAATCTATCATGGGTGTTATGAGCCTTGGTGTTGGTCAAGGTGCTGACGTTACTATCTCTGCTGAAGGTGCAGACGCTGATGACGCACTTGCAGCAATCGAAGAAACAATGACTAAAGAAGGATTGGCTTAA
- the ptsP gene encoding phosphoenolpyruvate--protein phosphotransferase: protein MTEMLKGIAASDGVAVAKAYLLVQPDLSFETVTVEDTSAEEARLDAALKASQDELSVIREKAVETLGEEAAAVFDAHLMVLADPEMISQIKETIRAKQTNAEAGLKEVTDMFITIFEGMEDNPYMQERAADIRDVSKRVLAHLIGAKLPNPATIDEESIVIAHDLTPSDTAQLNKQFVKAFVTNIGGRTSHSAIMARTLEIAAVLGTNDITSRVKDGDIVAVNGITGDVIINPTEEEIAEFKAAGEAYAKQKAEWALLKDAETVTADGKHFELAANIGTPKDVEGVNANGAEAVGLYRTEFLYMDSQDFPTEDEQYEAYKAVLEGMNGKPVVVRTMDIGGDKELPYFDLPKEMNPFLGFRALRISISETGNAMFRTQIRALLRASVHGQLRIMFPMVALLKEFRAAKAIFDEEKANLKAEGVAVADDIQVGIMIEIPAAAMLADQFAKEVDFFSIGTNDLIQYTMAADRMNEQVSYLYQPYNPSILRLINNVIKAAHAEGKWAGMCGEMAGDQKAVPLLVGMGLDEFSMSATSILRTRSLMKKLDTAKMQEYANRALTECSTMEEVLELSKEYVDFD from the coding sequence ATGACAGAAATGCTTAAAGGAATTGCCGCATCTGATGGTGTTGCTGTTGCTAAAGCGTATCTACTCGTTCAACCGGATTTGTCATTTGAAACTGTTACAGTTGAAGATACAAGTGCAGAAGAAGCTCGCCTAGATGCCGCATTAAAAGCATCACAAGACGAGCTTTCTGTTATTCGTGAGAAAGCAGTAGAAACACTAGGTGAAGAAGCAGCTGCCGTGTTTGATGCACACTTGATGGTTCTTGCTGACCCAGAAATGATCAGCCAAATCAAAGAAACTATCCGTGCAAAACAAACGAATGCAGAAGCAGGTCTTAAAGAAGTGACTGACATGTTCATCACTATCTTTGAAGGAATGGAAGATAACCCATATATGCAAGAACGTGCAGCGGATATCCGCGACGTTTCAAAACGTGTATTGGCACACCTTATCGGTGCTAAACTTCCAAACCCTGCAACTATTGATGAAGAATCAATCGTTATTGCACACGACTTGACACCATCTGATACTGCTCAATTAAACAAACAATTTGTAAAAGCCTTTGTTACTAACATTGGTGGACGTACAAGTCACTCAGCTATCATGGCGCGTACTCTTGAAATCGCGGCTGTTCTTGGAACAAACGATATCACAAGTCGTGTTAAAGATGGCGACATCGTAGCAGTAAATGGTATCACAGGTGACGTGATTATCAACCCAACAGAAGAAGAAATTGCTGAATTTAAAGCAGCTGGTGAAGCATACGCTAAACAAAAAGCTGAATGGGCTCTTCTTAAAGATGCTGAAACAGTAACAGCTGATGGTAAACACTTCGAATTGGCAGCTAACATCGGAACACCTAAAGACGTTGAAGGTGTTAATGCTAATGGTGCAGAAGCAGTTGGTCTTTATCGTACTGAATTCTTGTACATGGATTCACAAGATTTCCCAACTGAAGATGAACAATATGAGGCATACAAGGCTGTTCTTGAAGGCATGAATGGTAAACCAGTTGTGGTTCGTACTATGGATATCGGTGGGGATAAAGAACTTCCATACTTTGACCTTCCAAAAGAAATGAATCCATTCCTTGGATTCCGTGCACTTCGTATTTCTATCTCAGAAACAGGAAATGCAATGTTCCGTACACAAATTCGTGCACTTCTTCGTGCATCTGTTCACGGACAACTTCGCATTATGTTCCCAATGGTTGCGCTTCTTAAAGAATTCCGTGCTGCTAAAGCAATCTTTGATGAAGAAAAAGCTAACCTTAAAGCTGAAGGTGTTGCAGTGGCAGATGATATCCAAGTAGGTATCATGATTGAAATTCCAGCAGCAGCTATGCTTGCTGACCAATTTGCAAAAGAAGTTGACTTCTTCTCAATTGGTACAAACGACCTTATTCAATACACTATGGCCGCTGACCGTATGAACGAACAAGTTTCATACCTTTACCAACCATACAACCCATCTATCCTTCGTTTGATTAACAATGTTATCAAAGCAGCACACGCTGAAGGCAAATGGGCTGGTATGTGTGGTGAAATGGCTGGTGACCAAAAAGCTGTTCCGCTTCTTGTCGGAATGGGACTTGATGAGTTCTCTATGTCAGCTACATCAATTCTTCGTACACGTAGCCTTATGAAGAAACTTGATACAGCTAAAATGCAAGAATATGCAAATCGCGCTCTTACAGAATGCTCAACAATGGAAGAAGTTCTTGAGCTTAGCAAAGAATACGTTGATTTCGATTAA
- a CDS encoding NADP-dependent glyceraldehyde-3-phosphate dehydrogenase yields the protein MTKQYKNYVNGEWKLSKEEIKIYAPATGEELGSVPAMSQEEVDYVYASAKAAQKEWRALSYVERAAYLHKAADILVRDAEKIGAVLSKEIAKGYKSAVGEVIRTAEIINYAAEEGVRLEGEVLEGGSFEAASKKKIAIVRREPVGLVLAISPFNYPINLAGSKIAPALISGNVVALKPPTQGSISGLLLAEAFAEAGLPAGVFNTITGRGSVIGDYIVEHEAVNYINFTGSTPVGEHIGKLAGMRPIMLELGGKDSAIVLEDADLDLAAKNIVAGAYGYSGQRCTAVKRVLVMDSVADKLVAKVSELVKDLTVGMPEDDADITPLIDTKAADYVEGLIKDAQDKGAKEVISFKREGNLISPVLFDNVTTDMRLAWEEPFGPVLPVIRVNSVEEAVEISNKSEYGLQAAVFTNNFPLAFKIAEQLEVGTVHINNKTQRGTDNFPFLGAKKSGAGTQGVKYSIEAMTTVKSTVFDIAK from the coding sequence TTGACTAAACAATATAAAAACTATGTCAATGGAGAGTGGAAACTTTCTAAAGAAGAAATTAAAATTTATGCTCCTGCCACAGGTGAAGAACTCGGTTCTGTACCTGCAATGAGCCAAGAAGAAGTTGACTACGTTTACGCTTCTGCAAAAGCCGCTCAAAAAGAATGGCGTGCGCTTTCATACGTAGAACGTGCAGCTTACCTTCATAAAGCAGCGGATATTTTAGTGCGTGATGCTGAAAAAATCGGTGCTGTACTTTCAAAAGAAATTGCTAAAGGTTACAAATCAGCAGTAGGTGAAGTTATCCGTACAGCTGAAATCATTAATTATGCCGCTGAAGAAGGTGTCCGTCTTGAAGGTGAAGTCCTTGAAGGTGGAAGCTTTGAAGCAGCAAGCAAGAAAAAAATCGCTATTGTTCGTCGCGAACCAGTAGGATTGGTACTTGCTATCTCACCATTTAACTATCCAATTAACCTCGCAGGTTCTAAGATTGCTCCTGCCCTTATTTCAGGGAATGTTGTTGCCCTTAAACCACCTACGCAAGGTTCTATTTCAGGTCTTCTTTTGGCTGAAGCATTTGCTGAAGCTGGACTTCCAGCTGGTGTATTCAACACAATTACAGGACGTGGTTCAGTAATCGGTGACTACATTGTTGAACACGAAGCTGTTAACTACATCAACTTCACAGGTTCTACACCAGTAGGTGAACACATCGGTAAATTGGCTGGTATGCGTCCAATTATGCTTGAACTTGGTGGTAAAGACTCAGCTATCGTTCTTGAAGATGCTGACCTTGACTTGGCTGCTAAAAACATCGTTGCAGGTGCTTACGGTTACTCAGGTCAACGTTGTACAGCCGTTAAACGTGTCCTTGTTATGGATAGCGTTGCAGATAAATTGGTTGCCAAAGTTTCAGAACTTGTTAAAGATTTGACTGTTGGTATGCCTGAAGATGATGCTGATATTACTCCGCTTATCGATACAAAAGCAGCTGACTATGTTGAAGGTCTTATCAAAGACGCTCAAGACAAAGGTGCTAAAGAAGTTATTTCATTCAAACGTGAAGGTAACCTTATTAGTCCAGTATTGTTTGACAATGTAACAACTGATATGCGTTTGGCTTGGGAAGAACCATTTGGTCCAGTCCTTCCAGTTATCCGTGTTAATTCAGTAGAAGAAGCTGTCGAAATTTCAAACAAATCTGAATACGGTCTTCAAGCAGCAGTATTTACAAACAACTTCCCATTGGCATTCAAGATTGCTGAACAACTTGAAGTGGGTACTGTTCACATCAACAACAAAACACAACGTGGTACAGATAACTTCCCATTCCTTGGTGCTAAGAAATCTGGTGCTGGAACACAAGGTGTGAAATACTCTATTGAAGCAATGACTACTGTTAAATCTACAGTATTTGATATTGCAAAATAA
- a CDS encoding phosphoenolpyruvate carboxykinase (ATP), with amino-acid sequence MVTRNQFSTLEMRKASPYFSALKTIVETAFYENQVISIKTLEEAYQLASNAAGTVILDMPVIHTKELGLPSYARVLLTNSGAVVGRTAKARRIYGLDSDEDERLLSIVRSAVYQAHSRKFYKADAIVGLDEEFMVRAHLMVPEEEINNLYSWLLNFQILDEEFKNRLKVSKRYDEDDIFVFFDPKWSHPDYPDGLAYFDTNHNCVAILGLNYFGELKKATLTLAWGTAARNGYVSCHGGLKIFQGKEEKNDYVASFFGLSGSGKSTLTHAKHNGKYDIKVLHDDAFIISEKDGSSIALEPSYFDKTNDYPTGHPEQDFFVTVQNCGVTLDDNGRKKLMTEDIRNGNGRTVKSRFATPNRVDHIEEPINAIFWIMKDDSLPPLIKINDPLMAATMGCTLMTKRSSAENIEGSKQSLVIEPFANPFRVYPLVEDYQKFRSLFASGVDCYIINTGFYMGNGIPKEVSLDIIEKIVDGNADFKAFGPIEGFEYLTLEDYPVHRFDAKYKQLIRSRMQIRLNFLLSFNQNNPKLALPVEAISRLERVINNLK; translated from the coding sequence ATGGTAACACGTAATCAATTTTCAACTTTGGAAATGCGCAAAGCAAGTCCATATTTTTCTGCATTAAAAACTATTGTCGAAACAGCATTTTATGAGAATCAGGTCATTTCAATTAAGACTTTAGAAGAGGCTTATCAATTGGCATCGAATGCTGCTGGTACAGTGATTCTGGACATGCCTGTCATTCATACGAAGGAACTTGGCTTGCCGTCCTATGCTCGAGTTTTATTGACAAATTCGGGAGCTGTGGTTGGTAGAACAGCTAAGGCACGTCGTATTTATGGCTTGGATTCAGATGAAGATGAGCGCTTGTTATCCATTGTGCGAAGTGCGGTTTATCAAGCCCATAGTCGCAAATTCTATAAAGCAGATGCTATTGTTGGTTTGGATGAAGAGTTTATGGTGCGTGCACATTTGATGGTGCCTGAGGAAGAAATCAACAATCTCTATTCATGGTTGCTTAATTTTCAGATTTTAGATGAAGAATTTAAAAATCGTTTAAAAGTTTCTAAACGGTATGATGAAGATGATATTTTTGTCTTTTTTGATCCTAAATGGTCTCATCCAGATTATCCAGATGGTTTAGCTTATTTTGACACGAATCACAATTGTGTGGCTATTTTAGGTTTGAATTATTTTGGAGAATTGAAAAAAGCGACATTAACGTTGGCTTGGGGAACAGCTGCGCGCAATGGCTATGTTTCTTGCCACGGTGGTTTGAAAATTTTCCAAGGAAAAGAGGAAAAAAATGATTATGTTGCCTCTTTCTTTGGCTTATCTGGTTCAGGAAAGTCAACGCTGACTCATGCTAAGCATAATGGAAAATACGATATCAAAGTGTTACATGATGATGCCTTTATTATTTCCGAAAAAGATGGCTCATCCATTGCGCTAGAACCGTCTTATTTTGATAAGACCAACGATTATCCAACTGGACACCCAGAGCAAGATTTTTTCGTGACTGTTCAAAATTGTGGTGTGACGTTAGATGATAATGGTCGTAAAAAATTGATGACCGAGGATATTCGTAATGGGAACGGACGTACCGTAAAATCACGTTTTGCAACGCCAAATCGTGTTGACCATATCGAGGAGCCAATTAATGCGATTTTTTGGATTATGAAAGACGATTCATTGCCACCTTTAATCAAAATTAATGATCCACTCATGGCAGCGACAATGGGTTGTACATTGATGACAAAACGTTCAAGCGCTGAAAATATTGAAGGTAGCAAGCAATCATTAGTTATTGAACCATTTGCAAATCCATTTAGGGTTTATCCTTTGGTCGAAGATTATCAAAAATTCCGTTCATTATTTGCTAGTGGTGTTGACTGTTATATCATTAATACGGGATTTTACATGGGAAATGGTATTCCAAAAGAAGTTTCTTTAGATATCATTGAAAAAATTGTTGACGGCAATGCTGATTTTAAGGCTTTTGGTCCAATTGAAGGCTTTGAATATCTGACATTAGAGGACTATCCTGTCCACCGCTTTGATGCGAAATACAAACAATTGATTCGTTCACGGATGCAAATTCGTTTGAATTTTCTATTGTCTTTCAATCAAAATAACCCTAAACTAGCTCTGCCTGTTGAAGCTATCTCACGTTTGGAACGAGTGATTAACAATCTAAAATAA